The sequence tttcagGAGAACACAGAGCAGGGAAAGGCCCTCTGGATCCTTTCACTGAGGAGACATCACCTGGTGCGGGGACGTTCTCATGAAAAGTTGGATCCTGGAGTCAGGGGGTAACGAGGTGACTCCCAGTCCTGGGAGATCTGAGAATCATCTCAGTAGTTCTTATACAGACTGCCTTTAGTCTCACTTTGTCCAACCATCCTGAAAacctatatgtgtgtgtgtgccatgttGCTGTAGCCCTGTCAGTCCTGGGACATTAGAGAAACAAGATgcgggagggaatatcttttactggaccgacTTCTGTAGGCCTGAATGGTCCCTTCGAATAGGTGTGAACTACTCCTGCTAAACTATCTggtccaccttgtatttagctgggacactctcaatacctttcccagacctgaagaactgctccatgtagcttgaaagcttgtcactcaccccagcagaagttggttctATAAAAGATATCACTTGCTCCTGTGATCACCGATCTACAGGTGGGGAAGCAGGAGAAGGGAACtgacctccccctgccctgcgtAATGCCACAATCCAGGACCAAATCATGCATACCAGCCCCCACTTCTGCACTCCCAGGgcaccagctccctcctgcccatccTGCTTCTGCAGCAGTTCTCTGCACTGCTCCCCGGCTGGGCCGACTGTGACATCACCGATGACATCTTTGTGAGCAGCAATGGCCTTGGCAGCCCCTACCTCCCTGCTCCCCGAGAAAGACCCAAGAAAGATGCTGATccattggagagggctcagagaggagccacaggaatgattaaGATAGTGAGAGGCTCAAAGAGcccaatctgtttagtttaacaaggAGAAAATAAAGTCTGATCACAGTGTGTGagtatctacacagggaacaaacttttaacaatgggctcttcagtctagccgAGAAAGGTCTCACATGATCCAccggctggaagtggaagctagacacattcagactgggaATAAAGTGTAGATTTCGAACAGCgaggggaattaaccattggaacaatttataagggttgtggtggattctctatcactaaaCATTGTTCAATCACTATTGGATGTTTTACTAAAagttctgctctgggaattatttgggggcaggccTTCAGCCTGTGAGGTGCAGGGGGTCACAATAGATGAACACAAtgttcctttctggccttggaattaaTGAATCTGTGAATAACAGGGATGTGAAGCCAGCAACAGTCCAGCTTCCTGGGTCAGaatctcctctgccttggtgcaATGTCTACCCTAGTTTGTAAACTCCTCGGTGCAGGATCTCATCTTGATTTGGGAGGTGCCTGCAGAGCCCTTGGGCCCCAATGGAAACAAGATTAAATAACAATATTGAGCTGTTTTATCAGTgggtctcaaagcactctacaaaggaCGGCAGTATCATTgatcccattttccagatgggaaaactgaggcacaaggatgtgctgtaacttgcccaagatGCTCCAGCAGGCCGGTGACAGAGCTtggggattgaacccagatctcttgaatCCCAGCCCAGACTCACAGCCTGTGTGGAggttgtgacattctataccttaaGGGAGCATCCTGTAAcacccatattcctcatttatatgtAATTGTGATCTTGCATAGAAAGCTGAAACCTGCTGTTCTATCTCACTAGGTACATCTTttgtgcatatgaagttatgagaatggtgttgtatggtggtcactaaaacatgctgcaagttggggaatcagccagttATTAGCTCCctagaggcaacagcaaggaaagtaacaaACAGCCGGATGGGGTGTCAATCAACCCATCAACAGTgtattgtccagcaagggagccacaatgcaatgactcacctgcatgaggccacaccaggggaattgctcaaccttgcctggagactcagcaatgccccccagacatgcctggacttgtgttctccaagcacatgggactgagggtataaacactgtgtgattcgtgagtggctctgggagcattcatgcaaacTAACAGGGTTTGGGGTCCACTTGCGGTTCTGCTGAATGacaacagcacctggaggggtttccTGCTGGTCAATAGggaggcattgtgagagacagctcaggctggagagagttcagggggcacagcggttccagagtcccaggctgccccctggggatcccgtcacacATGTCATCCAGGGTCTACATCTCCCTGCCATGCAGACAGTTTTTCCATGGGGTTACAGGACTGGCCAAGGGAGAACGGAAGGATCCTTTTCTCTTGTCCTTCAGTGATGTACAGCAGGATCAAGAGCAATTAACCTAGAGCCGGTATGTAATGGGGTCTGTAACTAACTGTCCggctccctccttcctccctgaGCCAGAGGCCCCCCACCCAAAGCAGAAGCTACTGGGAAAATGGGGAAAATTAAACAGGTTGTGAACTTCCAGTTCATTGAGGTACAAACCTCAATCGGGGGAGGTCATGGACAATTGGAAACAGGAAAATATAGCACCCATCTTTtagaaagggaagaagaagaatctggggaactatagacagctcaacctcacctcagtccctggaaaaagcatggagcaggtcctcaaaaaatccattttgaagcacttagaggagaggacgGTGATtaagaacagtcaacatggattcaccaagggcatgtTATGCCTGAcaaacctaattgccttctatgatgagataactggctctgtggatatggggaaaccggtgatgtgatatatcttttgatatggtctcccacagtattcttgccagcaagttaaaaaagtatggattggatgaatggactacaagatggacagaaagctggctagatcatcgggcttaatgggtagtgatcaatggctcgatgtctagttggcagccggtatgaagCAGAGTGCCCTGGGGTCTGTTTGTTCAACATCCtgggtttgttcaatatcttcattaatgatctggatgatgggatggattgcaccctcagagtGTTTGCAGATAGCACTAaggtgaggggagaggtagatacgctggagggtagggatagggtccagagtgacctagacaaattggaggattgggccaaaagaaatatgatgaggttcaacaaaggcaagtgcagagtcctgcacttaggacggaagaatcccatgcaccgctacaggttggggaccgactggctaagcggtagtttggcagaaaaggacctggggattacagtggatgagaagctggagatgagtcagcagtgtgcccttgttgccaagaaggccaatggcatattgggctgcattagtaggagtattgccagcagatctagggaagtgattatttccctctattcgccactggggaggccacacctggagtattgcatccagttttgggccctccactacagaaaggatatggacaaatttgaaagagtccagcagagggcaacgaaaatgatcagggggttggggcacatgacttacgaggagaggctgagggaactggggttatttagtctgcagaagagaaaagtgagggggcatttgatagctgccttcaactacctctaggggagttccaaagaggatggagctcggctgttctccatggtggcagatgacagaataaggagtaatgggggaggtctaggttggatattaggaaaaattatttcactaggagggtggtgaaacactggaatgggttccctaaggaggtggtgggatctccatccttagaggtttttaaggaccggcttgacaaagccctggctgggatgatttagttggggatcggtcctgctttgagcagggggttggactagatgacctcctgaggtcccttcaaaccctgatattctatgattcaatgaaaCCTGCCCCTGAGCTGCCTCCACTCCACAGCCTGGCTTCACACTTGGAGAGTGGACAGCCCCCAGCTGGGATATCCCCCATCCCGAGCTATCAGCCACCCTCGagcccactctgcccccagaaatttcctcatctgcaaataggtttatggaggggatggtatacTGAGATTGTCTACAATGGCGTATGGCCCTTACATATGCCTATGTGGCGTATGCAACCGGAagcagcaaatatttccaatggcTTTAGAAGATTAACACACTATGTTGGGAAGAGATAACACcgattttgtaaagggaaatcatgccgcACCAAGCTAATAGAAATCTTTAGGGCATTaacaagaatgtggagaagggtgatccagtagctatagtgcacttggactttcagaaagcctttgacaaggtcccttaccaaaggctcttaggcaaagCGAGCTATCATGGGATAAGACAGAAGGCCCCCCATGGctctgtaactggttaaaatataggaaacaaagggtaggaaaaaatggtccattttcacaaTGGAGTGAGGTAAACGCCGGGGTGCCcgaaggatctgtactgggaccagtgctgttcaacacattccTTAATGATCCGGAAAGAGGgcgtgaacagtgaagtggcaaagtttggagAGGAATCAAAATTATtcaagctagttaagtccaaagcagactgtgaacagttacagagggatctcacaaaactggatgactgggctaCAAAATGGTCGATGAAATTCAgcattgataagtgcaaaatgATGTACACTGGGATAAATAATCCTAACTACACATATAtaaggatggggtctaaatgatcTGATACCACCCAACAAAGAGATCGTAGCGtcactgtggacagttctctgaaaacttctgctctaggcacagcagtggtcaaaaaggctaatggaTTGTTAAGAACCATTATGGaatggatagaaaatatcatactgccagtctgtaaatccatggtacgctcataCCTTCAATAGTGCGTCCAGTTCTGGTAGCTCCGTCTCAAAAAGGACATAGTGTAActtgaaaaggttcagagaaggacaacaaagatgattaaaggtaatgaacggcttccgtatgaggagacaCTAAAAAGACTTAGACCATTCAGCTTAGACAAGAAACAACGAaggagggatatgacagaggtctataaaatcatgactggtgtggagaaagtgaattgaGAAATGCTATTTACATATAAACAGAATGCAAAAACCAAGGGTTACCTgacgaaattaataggcagcagatttaatacaaacaagaggaagtattttttcatagaaCACAGAGCTAACCtatgaaactcattgccaggggatgttgtgatggccaaaggattaaaaaagaattagataaattaacagaggataggtctatcaatgactATAAGCCAAGATGGTCGGGGATGGAAGACCATGCTGCTGGTGTCCCAAAACCTCTGACCACCAGAAGCCAGGATGGGAtgagagaggatggatcacttgatgattgccctgttctgttcacccCCCTGaagcgcctggcattggccactgtggcgctttggcctgacccagtatacACCATTCTTATGAGACGTTTCTTCTCAACAGCTGCAGGAATGGAAGGtgagaataaaaggaaaaaagattcccaaaacatttttgttggaTGCTGTGAGACACCAGCAGAAGGCCAAACAAGCCCCCAAGCCCCAGGAGGAGTCAGCACATTATCCTTAGCAGCAAAAAAATTCCTTTAGCACAGGACAAGAAACAGCTAATCGCACACACATGATTctattccccctctctctctcccacagcgGGGGGACTGGAGATCATGTGCAAATGAGCCCCCCACCCAGTGCACCGGGCCACAGCACCCCCTGACCTCTCTCCtacccagccacccccacaaaGCCACGAGTGTAGGAAAGAGAGCGAGATCAGCCTGAGGAAGCGGGGCCTATCCACACGAAATGTGCCGTAAACCAGTAAAACACAAAATCCGTGGGATGCAGGTCTTAGCTCCAGAATGGGGGACTGAGGCCAGCAAAGCTGTGACCCTGAGAAGGATTTAGGAGTTTGAGGAGGAAAGAAACTCTCCCAAGGTGACATAGCAGGTTGGTGGCAGAACCAAAACTAGAGCCCCTCTCTCCCAAAGTGTAGCCCAGTGCACTTCCCACTGTCCCATGGCATGGCCCCTTGGCTGCTGCTTTCTCTTGCCATTAAGAGTGCAGCTCAGATGCAGCTTCTCACAGAGGAGatgcacacactgtgctctctctgtcTCATAGTGATTTCTACCTTTGttctttcctgtttttctgtttcCCTTCAGCTTAGAACAAGACTCCCTTGGTCTGGCTGCCTTGTTTGGCAGTGCACAGTGctattgtagccatgtcagtcccaggatattagagagacaaagaggGGGACTAGATATCTGtcattggacaaacttctgttgatgagagagaccaCCTTTCGAGCTTATGCAGTGAAAGTACATAATTATAACACCCCTATAGTTTACATAAAAACCTGGCTTTAATTTCCAAGTACCGAAGCATTTTCTATTGTCTCCTTTAGCTCAGCAGGGAGCTTCTGCTGCAGGATCGATAAAACCTGTTGATCATGCATTTCAGGATCTCTTTTGTTGTCACCCCATAAACGATGGGGTTTAACATGGGGGGAATGAGCACATAGAGGTTGGCCAGTAGGATGAGAATATAACCTGGGATGATGTGCCCAAATCGGTGTgcaaaagaggagaaaaaggcCGGCATGTAGAACATCAGTATGACACAGAAGTGGGAGCCGCAGGTGCGGAGAGCCTTGAGCCGGGCGTCCTTGGAGGGGAGCCGGAAGACGGCCCTGAGGATCAGCCCATAAGATATAGCAATGAGCACAGCATCCAAACCAATTACTAATATAGCCATGGCTAAGCTATACCAGATGTTGACTGTAATGTTGTCACAGGCCAGCCAGGCTACGCCCATCTGCTCACAATAGGTGTGAGGCAGGAGGTTGGTTCTGCAGAACTTCAGCTGCTTCACGAGAAAGATGAGAGGGAAAATGATACAGAAACTTCTTGTGACAACTGCCAGCCCCATCTTCCCAATCACCGACTTGGTTAGCACACTGGTGTATCTCAGGGGGTCGCAGATGGCAATGTACCGATCAAACGCCATGGCCAGTAGGATGGCTGACTCGGCAATAAAACTGGCATGGATGAAGAACATCTGGGTCAGGCAGCCAGCAAAAGTAATTTCCCCTGCTCTAAACCAGAATACAGCCAGCATCTTGGGCACTGTGGTGGTAGATAACAGCAGATCAGCAGCGGCCAGCATGGAGACAAATAGAtacatgggctcatggaggcttCGTTCTGTTAGTATGATGAATAGTAGGAGAGAGTTCCCACAAAGTGTCGTAATGTACATCAGACAGAAGGGGATGGCGATCCAGACATGAGACTCCTCTGTACCCGGGATGCCGGTCAGGATGTAGGTCACAGGGTCAAAAACGGTGtgattttcagctggcatcaTGTACCATCACTAGGATCTTCTATTCAGCTTCCAGTAACTAACAGGAAAAGAGAAAATCAGTGAGAACTCAAGTGTCAGCTCGGACTAGAATGCATTTTTTGAGAGAATCATAGACACCATCAAAAACTTTGTTGTGTGACAACTGCCTCTCGGGTGGGACCATAAAACCAGAAACActctctgtcagggttccctccccactctgaactctggggtacagatgtggggaccttcatggAAGACCCACTAAGGTTATATTCCACCATCTTAggtttaaaacttccccaaggcacaaattcctttccttgtccttggacggtgtTGCTGCCACgaccaagtgatttaaaaaaaaaaacattcagggAGGGACCACTTGGagccctaaccccccccccaagaaatatcaccccaagccctttcaccccctttcctgaggggacttgagaataatataccaagcgataggttaacaaagtgagcacagaccaaatccctgggtTTTAGGACACTGAacatcaatcaggttcttaaaagaagaattttatttaaaaaaaaaaaagtaaaagaatcacacctggaAAATCAGGATTGAAGacaactttacagggtaaataaaaagatttaaaaccagaggattcccctctgactctgcttcccagttacaaaacaggaataaaattacctcttagcacagagaaaattcacaagccaaaacaaaagataatccttgctattacttacaatttctgtaattttacatGTATCATTTCAGGATTTTTTTAGGAGCTGGGTTACCtggttggtctctctctttgtcccgaAAGGGCAcacacaaagagagcacaaaaaaaccttccccctcccccaaatttgaaagtatcttctttccccattggtccctctggtcaggtgccaactaggttaattgaacagCTTAACTCCTTTCtggtaagtgattctgtacctctggccaagagggattttatatgactgcatacataaaggttgctacccttccctttatatttatggcactcTCGTGTTGCGGgactgtagtaggaagagagcctgagacataagcccttggaTTAGAGGCCTAGTATGAGGCCTGAGACCTGGGATAAAGTAATCAAAACCTTGTTGATGTAAAGCACGATTAGGCTGTGAGCTAGAGGCAGGCCCTgatcacagaatctggcaagcaCAGGGCTGATATTTCAAAGCCACACATTTCTAAGAGGCGCTGGGCACGGGGCACTCATGcaaaccattaaacaaaagaaaatctaacgcatgttctagctagattacttactaactttacaggagttgtaaggctgcattcctgatctgttcccggcaagagcatcacacagacagacaaaccctttgccCCCCgcctctccagatttgaaagtatcttgtcccctcattggtcatttggggtcaggtgccagccaggttaccttagcttcttaaccctttacaggtgaaaggattttgcctctggccaggagggattttatagcactgtatccagaaaggtggttacccttccctttatatttatgacagtgacccatcctaaagataaggtcaggatgacagtgtgatgggTAGAGATGTACAAAGTGATGGGTGGCATCCGGCTACGTCAGAGGGTGTCAATTAACTACGTTAGAGGGTcagtacgtaacttgtttgtattgatgTATGAAATGGAGCCTCACAGGGAGTGTCTCTGTCTAGCCTAGGGAGGAACGGGAAGTCCCGCTGTTCACTGAGCTGGTTCACTGTAACAGGCAGACATGCCTTAGTGGTCCGGTAGAGTCCGCGGGATCGTAGTAGCATGCTccatcgacaataaacctggctgggtgcttTCGTACCTTAagggatcttgtggtcattgggttgttcgctcgaggtctgctgggccagctgtctgcgcagagctgggacaggacaCAGCGAGAACACAGACATACACAGCCGAACATTGTACCACACTGGTGACCCACGACAAGTTACGTACTGCCCCTGTGACGTAACATCTCCATTCCAGAAGAGGGACGATGGTTTGGATGGTTCTGGCCCCAGGTGACGCAGGGCGCGCCCTCCTGGTGTTGCTGTCCACAGCAGAATCTCTCCTCCGCACGTTTGCTACAGTCGCTCTCAGGGCTCAAGCAGTGACTGTGAAAGTGAGAAAGCAGTCACACAACTAGTTCTTCTGGCACTTACCCCAATTTCACACTCACTACTGTGAAATCacccccagtttataacagagtGAAAGCAGAACCTGTTTCACTGACAGTCCTCCTGCTGGCACTGAGGCCTTGAACTGACCAACACTCAAGCACACAAGTAAAGTCATTCAcgagcaactcccattgacttttatgaACATGCGCACATGAGCAAAGTTGCACGTTTTTTTCAGGGTGTGAAGCCAACCTCAATTAAGCtctggtctgcactacagacctatatcgggATAACCACGTTGCccggggggtgaaaaatccacagccgtGAGTGACATAGATACACCAACCTGaccccctgtgtagacatggCTACGTCCCCTGGGGAGGAGGATTAACTACGCGGCCGGGGGAGCTCTCCCCCCTCAGCGCAGAGCGTCTCCACTAACGCaccacagtggtgcagctgcaccagggcAGGATTTTAAGCCTAGCCATGCTGGTAGCTCTGCTCCGGAGAACTGCAGCTGCAGTCGGTGCAGGGGGACCAGacttcccgtttttaaagggacagtcccgtatttaagccctcctgcaggtgtcctgactttttcttcaAACAGgtaaattgtcccatattttctcactccccccatctggcaggtcctgctgctggcaagATCCCTGTTTCCCAGATGCCCACCTTCCAacgctgagtgtgtgtgtgggggtctaTTGACCAACAATGCGGGTGGCTGTGCCAGGCTGGTGGCAGGGCGAAGATGCAGCCCATGGGttcagccgctccccctgctggtccatcagcGCAGCCCCCACTATGTGccggctctcggccagcagggccccgccCGCCGCCCCGTTTCCCATCGTCACTGGCTGGGCGCTGcgagcagcagtggctggtgagtgtgggcaggcaCCAGGCAGTAGCCAGTTACGTGTTACCTCTACTGtccacccatcagccctttacatgctccccctctcgctgtcctctccttGCCTTGCCTCAtcatgccccaccccagctcccctgctcccccccccccacatcccgaCCCCCACTGGGGCATGTGTGATGCAGAAGGGAGTGGGGCAGGTTTGACCTGGGGATGTTGCAGGGGA is a genomic window of Natator depressus isolate rNatDep1 chromosome 1, rNatDep2.hap1, whole genome shotgun sequence containing:
- the LOC142000670 gene encoding olfactory receptor 52B2-like, with the protein product MMPAENHTVFDPVTYILTGIPGTEESHVWIAIPFCLMYITTLCGNSLLLFIILTERSLHEPMYLFVSMLAAADLLLSTTTVPKMLAVFWFRAGEITFAGCLTQMFFIHASFIAESAILLAMAFDRYIAICDPLRYTSVLTKSVIGKMGLAVVTRSFCIIFPLIFLVKQLKFCRTNLLPHTYCEQMGVAWLACDNITVNIWYSLAMAILVIGLDAVLIAISYGLILRAVFRLPSKDARLKALRTCGSHFCVILMFYMPAFFSSFAHRFGHIIPGYILILLANLYVLIPPMLNPIVYGVTTKEILKCMINRFYRSCSRSSLLS